TAGCTTGCGTTTTGGCCAAGTGCTTTGCGGAAGACCCTGATCTTCATCAGTACTCACGCTCCTTTACCCCGAACTTACCAAGGCGTACCGGAGAATATGTGACCAGCAGTCCTCCCTCCCTGACCGAGACCATGGAGTGTCTCAGGAACTCGGTATCGTCCCTTCTGGGGAAGTCGGTCCTGAAATGTGAACCTCTGGACTCCCGGCGATAGAGGGCGCCTAAGCCAACCGCCTCAGCGACCTTCGTCATCCCCTCCAGCTCCAAGAGGTCCACCAACGCCTGATTGAATGGTCTGCCCTTGTCACCGATGGAGACCGACCTCATCCTGGCCTGAACATCCCTTATCCTGGCCAGCCCCTTTTCCATCCGCTCCTCCTGGCGGAATATCCCAAAACAGCTCCACATGACCGCCTTCAGCTCTTCCCGCAATATCGCCTGTTGTCCACCCCCTTCATTGTGTAGTATGTCCTCGATCCTTTTCGATTCATTCACCATCCCCTCTCGGATCGATACGATGTCCGGCCCGGGAGCCTTAGCGGAGCTTTCAGACATGGCACTTCCAGCTATCCTTCCGAAGACGATCGTCTCCAACAAGGAGTTGCCGCCCAGCCGGTTTGCGCCATGCACGCTGATGCAAGCGCATTCTCCGGCCGCGTATAGGCCCGCCAGTCCAGTGGACGCTTCGTTTCCGGCATCCACTCCTCCCATGGAATAATGCTGTCCG
The window above is part of the Methanomassiliicoccales archaeon genome. Proteins encoded here:
- a CDS encoding FAD-binding protein, with product GQHYSMGGVDAGNEASTGLAGLYAAGECACISVHGANRLGGNSLLETIVFGRIAGSAMSESSAKAPGPDIVSIREGMVNESKRIEDILHNEGGGQQAILREELKAVMWSCFGIFRQEERMEKGLARIRDVQARMRSVSIGDKGRPFNQALVDLLELEGMTKVAEAVGLGALYRRESRGSHFRTDFPRRDDTEFLRHSMVSVREGGLLVTYSPVRLGKFGVKEREY